AAAAATGGGTTTATTTCGGATTTAATGGAACGATGTCGGACACTGTAACGACCAGTGTAACGATTGAAGAATTTTCCGAATCAGGTCTTTGGGAATTACAGTATGGGTACGGGTATGACATAGTAAATAATCAAGTCTGGTTTTATGATACTGACTTAGACACCCTCGGAATAGATGCACAATTCTTTGTGATTAACCGGAATGATGATTATTCCGGTCCAACATGGCACGTATCCACTTCCGGCTCGGACAACACCGGCGACGGTTCCTATGATTTTCCCTTTGCTTCCATCCAGACGGCGATTGATTCATCCAGCGATGGCGACAGCATCTTGGTGGCGGAAGGAACATATAATGTGAACGATTTGACTGTTTCGGACAAATCCCTGACATTGAAAGGTGTGTACGGCCGCGATTTCACCATTCTCGATGGGGAGGATGCTCATCGGATTCTGACCGTTAACAATGCAAGTACCTATACTTTTAACATGAGTGGTTTTACGGTGACAGATGGTGACGCGCTGTCAAACTCCGGTTACGTGATGAGTGTGGAAGGCGGAATGGCGACATTCTCTGATATGATCCTGGAAGACAGTGGACAGAATACTGGGAACACACTTTTTCGGGGGAATGATCCTGATTCAACCACCTTTAAGAATTGCATTGTCAGAAACAATTCAGCAGAAAACGCCGCCGGTGTAGGATATGCAACATTAAAATATTGCCTTGTGTACGGTAATTCAGGATGGAACAACACGAATCCTGTTGAGGAATGTATCGTGATTAACTGTACTATTGTAAACAATGGTGGCGGTGCAGGAAATTCGTGGACGACTGGCGGGGCTACAAACAGCCAGATCGTGAATTCCATTATCCGTGAAAATGGAGGTGCAGGACAGATCTATTATTATTCCGGATCAACACTGACTGGTGTCACTTATTCAAATATTGAGGACGGATATACAGGAACTGGAAACATAGATGCTGATCCGCTTTTCACCGATCCTGATAGCGGTGACTTTTCACTTCAAGCAGAATCACCGGCGATAGACGCCGGCGACCCTAATTCCGATTATGATCCGGACGGCACCATCGCCGACATGGGCGCCTATTATTATCATCAATCAGCACAGCCTTCCAATGATAACTACTCCCTCAGCTTCGATGGGGTAGATGATTATGTAGATATTCCAAACCTGGTTGATGGCAGTACCAGTCTCACGATTGAAGCTTGGTTCAAATACGAAAATACGGATACATGGAGATGGATCTACGGCGGCGGTTCGGACTGGGTTGATGTTGGGGCCAGTGTTGCCAGTGGCGGGAATACAATCAGATATCATTTCAAGACCACAGACGGCAGCTTTTCCAATGGTGACGGGTCCATCCAACTTTCACCCTATAGGTGGTACCATTTTGCAATGACCTACGATGGCTCTGCTGTGAAGGGATACATTGACGGCCAGCTTGATTTTGAAACTTCATTTTCAGGGTCTGTTGAAACCAACCAAAACCAGATGATTGGCGCCGGTTACACCAATGCCGGTGAATTTTTCAAGGGCAATTTAGATGATGTCAGAATTTGGGGTTATGACAGATCCCAATCAGAAATTCAGGATAATATGTTTGATGTGGACCCAGCATCTGAGATCTACCTCGAAGGGTGCTGGACGTTTAACGAAGGAACAGGAGACACTACTTACGGACAAAGTAGCAACCCTCACGAAGCCGTAATCTACGGCGCTTCGTGGAGTACGGATGTGCCGGATTCATCAGTTAGTATTAGTCCGGAGCCAAACCTGCGAGTGAATTGGATGGAATCCATTTATCATGTCCAACCCGGTGACGAAATTGGCGATTCTATTTATGTGGAAATAATCAATGTTGGCGAAGCCGATGCCTCTAATTTTGATGTCGGGTTTTACATTTCAGAAGATAGTATTATAACAACTTCAGATCATCTCTTAACCGATGGGCGCGTAAATGTTACTTTTCTAGCCTCCGGTGATACGACGGTGATAGATTTACCTACCGATGTATCTGTCCCGAATGATTTACCTGACGGCATTTACTATTTCAGTCCTATCGTGGACGAATTCAATGTGGTTCAGGAATACGATGAGTCCGACAATTTCTGGCTGCATCACATGCGTATCGGCGATCCGGATTTTTCCCTCAGCTTCGATGGGGTGGATGATTATGTTGTCATCGCTGACGACCCCAGCCTAAATCCTTCTGATGCGATTACTGTCAGTGCTTGGATCAAGCCCTATTCCTGGGACGGCAACCGACGCGTTCTGCAAAAAGGTGCCGGAGACGAATTTATTTTGGAAGGCGAGGATAGCGATCATTTTGAATTTGTAGTAAACGGTCAGGGATATTCGGTGGAAACTGTGCTCCCACCCCTGAATGTTTGGACGCACGTGGCTGGTGTTTACAATGGCGATTACGCTTTTCTGTATATTGATGGACAGCTACAAGCAAGCACGTTTATTGGCCAAACTTTAACCACCACCACCGATCCGCTTTACATCGGCACCAAAAATGAAACATCACCGGACACTGATCATTTCAATGGATTAATTGATGACGTTCGTCTGTGGGGCCGCGCGCTGGATGAATCTGAAATTTTACCAAATATGTATTTTGAACCAAATTGGGATGATGATTTGCGACCAATCGCTTTTTGGCCTTTTCATGAGGGCGGTGGCGATTCTGTATATAGCTGGACTGAAAATATGCATCATGGATCAATTAACGGTGCTTCGTGGAGTGCTGATGTCCCGGATAAACCCACCGGATCCATTAATATAGAGTTCACCTCAGTCCGCCCCGATTCCGGCTACCTGTGGGTGGGGCTCTGGTTTCCCGGAAGCGATATTTATAATCGTGGTCCCGATGTTGGTCGAGATTCTATTTATGTCAATTTTGCAAGTCAATCCATGCAGACCATGTTATTTAACGGTCTTCCTGATGCCGAGGGATATATTGTCCGATCACGTTTTGATGCCATTGATTCTCCCACCAACGGCCCGGACGACTGTGATAACGGGTATGACCTGGAAGGCATTACCGATCCCATAAACATTTACCTTGGCGGCACAGTTTATTCCGATCTGGCACTGGATGAATGCTCCGGACCATACGAGGCTGGATCATCGTATTTTGGTACCGATTTCAGCCGCATTCGCGTATGGGAAGGAAATCCGGTCAATCCCGATGCAAACCAAAATGCTTTTGCCATTACCGGAGATCAAATCACAGTAGAAGCGTGGGTGTATCTCATGAACCTTCCGGTTGGCGATGGGTACGATATTGTTTTGCGTCCTTTCGGTGGAGGGGAAGCCCGCGGGTCCTATGGTCTGCATCTTCAATACGATGAACAGGGAAATCCGGTGTGGGCATTCAGCATTTCTGATACCGTTTCCAATATCGGTTATGTTTCAAGTTCGATGGTTTCGCAGGGAAGTTGGACCCACGTGGCCGGGACGTATGATGGTACCAGTATGAAACTTTATTTAGATGGAAACTTGCAGGCTGAAGTTCAATATACGGGTACGATTGGCTATGGTGACACCGGGTTTTATATCGGTGGATACTTGGGCGGACAAGATGATTTTTTTCACGGCATTATCCGGGATGTCAGCATTTGGGATGTATCTCGGCCCGGGGCAAGTATTCTGATAGATTTAACCACCCCGCCTACCGGGTCAGAACCCAATCTGCAAGGGTATTGGCCTTTGAATGAATTCACGGAATTCAATGGAAATTATCCAATTTCTGAGGATCATTCTCCAAATGAAAATCATTTATTTGTTCAGGGCAATGTTTCCATGGTGGATGCAGCGATTGGTGATCCAAATATTCTAATTGAACCTTGGGGTAACAATTATTATCAAGGAAATGGCGTTGAAAATGAACCGTTCAGGTTTGGTCCCGTTGTAGATGGCTGGCCACTGACATGGTCGTTATCAAGCGCACCGTCAGGAATGACTATTGATGCCAATGGACATATCGATTGGACACCATCAAGTAATCAAGATGGAACGTACATTGTGTATGTTCATGGTAGTAATTCCATATCTTCGGCCCAAAGTGAATTAAGAATTTTTGTAGATGAATTTCCGGTGGATTCCCGGGAACACAATAATAACAATGTTTCTTATAGCGTTATGAATAACGGCGTGCTTGGCGCTGACAGAGGAATCGGTACGGGATTCCAATTCAATGGGGAATTTGGGTTGTATGAAGGAAGCTTGATTATTGGGCAAACCGATTACCAGATTTCCGGTGCATTGTATGAACGTGAATTCGCCACCCGCAGCATGATGTCTGAAAGAACAAGCCCATTCAACGGATTCGACCAGGCATTTCAATCCGATTTTGATGACAGCCGGGTACAAAACCCCATTGGCGTGCACGTCTTCCAGAATTCTTATTCCAAATCCAATGCGCCTGATAATGATTATGTGATTATGGATTATGAGTTGATGAATACATCAGGCCAAGATCTTACAGGAATTTATATAGGGCTTGCAATGGACTGGGATGTGGGCGATTACCTCAACAATTCCGGCGGATTCGATCCGGATAGAAATCTCAGTTATGTGTATGAAACTTCAACCGGGCCCAATCGTGTCCAACGCTCAGAAGATGAAGGAATGCTGAAAAAAAGGAATTCTACTGATCGCAATGCTCGAACCTCACCAACATATTTCGGTGTATCTGCGCTAACGGATAGTGTTTCAGGTCATTATATTCAAATAGGGCAATTTGATTCGACTTATTTTTACCTCATGACGCACATCGAATCTCAAGACTCCGTGGGCGATGCAAGAGCATACTTATCAGTCGGCCCGTTTGATATTCCCGCTTACGACACGATTTCCACAATGTTTGCGGTGCTCGGAGGCGAAAACTTGGCGGATCTTCAGGCCAATGCCGATGCAGCCAAAATGGCGGTCATGTCTTCAGGCCCCGTCATTTCCGTTTATCCGGATTCACTTAATTTCACTGTATTCCCGCCGGAGAATGAGCAGTCGCAAACATTAACAATAGAGAATACCGGGAATGCGCCATTGGAAGTGCAAATAAGTACAGGCACACTTCCCGTCACCGATATAGATGGGAATGTCTATCAAACTATACAAATCGGCGACCAAGTATGGATGGCGGAAAATTTGAAAGTAACCAAATTTCGGGATGGAACTGACATTCCTACAGGCTACAACAACACAGATTGGTCAAATCTTTCAACCGGAGCCTATGCGGTTTACAATGATGACGAAACGAACGCCGACACCTACGGCTACCTTTATAATTGGTACGCCGTGGACGACAGCCGCATTATCGCCCCGGAAGGATGGCACGTATCCACGAATGATGAATGGACAGAATTAACAAATTATCTTGGGTTTAATGCAGGAAGTATACTTGCCGGTAATGCAGATTTATGGACTGATGGAAATTTAAAAAATAACGCAGAATTTGGGTCAAGCGACTTTATGGCCCTTCCGGGTGGCTACCGCAGTGGCTATATTGATAATTACAACTCTTTAGGAATGAATGGCAAATTTTGGACTTCAACGGAGGATTACAATGCTAACAATGGTTTTAGTTGGTATCTGAATTACAGTCAATCGTCGGTCATTTATTCTGCTAGCGGCAAGTCGTACGGACAATCTGTTCGTTGCGTCCAAGATCAAACTGCTGTAACTGCGGTAGTCGTATCGTCCCAGCGAGAAATTGCCAAGGATAAATCCGGCGTCTCAACAACCAATACCCAATTCCCAATACCCAATACCCGAACTTCCCGCACCGACTGGCTCACCCTTTCGGCTGACACGCTTACTATTCAGCCGGGAACTTCCGCTGACGTAACGGTAACGGTTAACGCCGCCGGCTTAGATCCCGGGGATTACAGCGACAATATAATGATCACCAGCAACGATTCCACAAACAGCAGTGTGAATATCCCGGTGAATATGAGCGTACTTTACAGTGGACCTTCAACATGGCATATCTCTACCGACGGTGATGATGCCGCCGGTGACGGCTCAGCAGAGTTGCCTTTTGCCAGCATTCAACACGGAATTGATATGGCAAATGACGGAGACAGCATTCTGGTTGATTCCGGAGATTTTAATGAAAATATATTTATGGGTAAAGATTTAGTATTAAAAAGTTTGTATGGACCGCAAATAACATCCATCATTCATTCTAGTGTGGATTATGCCCTTGTAACATTTTATGGCGGTGGTAATTCTAATTTGTCCGGGTTTTCTTTAAAAAATGGAAACCGGACAGGGCAGGGCGGTTCCGCAATTGATATCTATTCATCTGTCACAGATGTCTTTATTGATAACTGTATCCTTGAAAATAATGTTGCGCAATCTGCAGATGCTTGGGGTGGAACAATCCTTGTACATGGTGACAGTGTATCTTCTAACATTAAAATTTCAAATTCAATCCTTCGGAATAATACCAATAGCAATGGCTGCTCGGCCATCCGCATAGGCGATAATCTTGATCCGGTAAAAATAGTTAATACATTAATTGCTGATAATGACGGCCCGGCTGTTCATTTAAACAACGGGAAAATAAATATGGTCAATTGCACTATTGTCGGTCAATCGGATAACCCTGATGTTTTTATCCTCAATTCAAATTCCTATGGATTGCTGATTAATTCGATTTACGCCAACGCCGCCCAAGGTCCCGAAGTAACCAATAATTCGTTATTGGATGTCGTTTATTCAAACATTGAAGGCGGATGGACAGGTGCAGGGAATATTGATTTCAATCCATTATTTTCAGATACAGCCAACGGCGATTACCGACTTTCTGATTCATCTTCCTGCATAGGCGCCGGAATTGATTCGATAGAAATTGCCGGCATTTGGTATGTCGCCCCCGATTATGATCTTGACAACAATTCTCGTCCCAACCCTGAGAACTCAAACCCGGACATAGGCGCCTACGAAAATCCGCTTGGAATTACGTCCAACAATGCGCCTTCTGTCTCTTTAAATATGACGTTGGAAGAACAGCATGGATTTGTTTTATTTAATATAGATATGAGCGATCCGGACGGAGATGAACTCAATGCTGTCCTGTATTTTTCAACCGATTCAAGTAACTGGATTGAAGCGTCGGCGCAACCAATAGGAGCTTCAAAATCCGAACCATCTAATGATCAAACTAAATCTTTGGCAATGGGTGGAATTGATCTTCCCCAGAATTCGCGATCGTCTTCAAGGTCTTGGATGTCGTGGGATTCTCAATATGATCTGGGTGATGTAATGGTCAACGATGTGTGGCTCAAAGCAGAAGTGAATGATGGTTTTATAGCGGTTAACGGATTTCTTGGACCTTTTGCAGTGGATAACCACATCGGAACTGTAGTGTTTTATAATCCGCCAACAGAAGAAATTTCCGGTGAGGTTGAGGTGAACTACCTGATTTCAGATTCAACCAATGACGAATATAATATGACAGTTTCTTATTCCGCGGACGGCGGGTCTTCTTGGATGGAACCGACCCTAATCAATCCAATCTCGGATCCGCTGACTCCGTCGGATTATTCCGGCAACTTTACCTGGAATACGACAACAGATTTGGCAAATTATGATGGCCAAATACTTCTCGCTCTTTCATTATCGGACGGATGGGAATATGGAAATGCCGATACAATTGATTTTACCGTGGACAATCAGGATCTCATCAATTTGGTAAGTTATTCCCCGGACACCTCGGCACTTTTGAATTGGTACGACTCATTTTTGCTGTTTTTCCCGGGGGAATTAGATCAGTCAACGGTGGATTCCGGCATCACACTTTCCGGAAGTATAAGTGGCCCAATTTCAGTATCAACCAATATAATGACAATAGGTTCTCAGGTTCGGGTTTCACTAATTCCTGATGATAATTTTTACGCAGGCGAAACCGTAACGCTTATCATTTCTACTCAATTAAAAGATACACTTGGCAATCCGTACGACGGAAATATGAATGGTGATCAGGATGATGATTTGGATATCACAATCCTTGAATATGATACGCCTTACCTCGCCGATTATGACAATTCTGCTCTTGTTGATTTTTCAGATCTCTTGGCGTTTCAGCAAGCATGGTGGGAACCGACCAATTATGGCGAACGTGAAACAGGTCCGGCCGAAGGGACTGCTCCGAATTTAAGGATTGTTCCCGATGGCAAAATTGATTTTGAAGATCTCATGGTTTTTGTCCAAATGTGGAACTGGTCTGCAGGATTTATTCCAAACGACGGCTGGATGACGAATGCTCGTACCACAGAAAATTCCGGAATTTCCGTCGAAACGACGTTCCCGAAAAAACAAGTCGGTGTCGAGGTCGAATCTCTTTATTTGAACATTAATGTTGATTCGTTAGCGCGCGTCGGCGCAGGGGAGTTACTTATTGCTTACGATCCATTGGCTCTTGAATTTAAGAACGCAGTTGCCGCACAGCATGCTAACTGGATCGTTCTTGCCAGTGCGTCAGAAACAGAAGGCATTCTTCGTATAAATCTCGCAGATTTCAGTACAGATTTAACCCTAGGATCTGCATTGGCATCAATTGAGTTTCGGACACTTCAGGATGTGGAAACATCCATTAATTGGCAAGCAGATATCCGCGACCGCTCCGGAATGATCTGGGAAAAGGCCTCTGGGCAAACTGATTTCTCCACGGTTCCGCCATTGCCAATTGTGTTTGCATTGCACCAGAATTTCCCGAACCCGTTTAATCCCACAACAACAGTTCGCTACGATCTTCCTGAAGATTCCCGTGTTCGTTTGACTGTTTACGATATTCAAGGAAGGGAAGTCACTATCATTTCTAATGATATTCAGCCTGCAGGATTCCGCTCAATTATTTGGAATGGTCGCGATTCTCACGGGCGTTCCGTTGCCGCCGGTATGTATTTTCTGCGTTTGGACACGCCGTCCTATCACGATACGCGGAAAATGATTTTACTGAAATAATCTATAATCTTTGTCCATTGTCATCCTTATTCTGGCAAGATCAATAGAATAATTATTGTTCTCTCTCTCTAAGTTGAGGACAGGCTGGTCCAACATATCAGCATTCCCATTTTTTTTCATCCATTCCGACAAAAAACATTACATGAACCATTTCTGTCCTATATAAAAAAGCAGTAATTTTCAAGTCTTATGGAAACCCAATATCGAGGTAAAATCCTTTGGATCGATGACGAAATTGATCATCTAAAACCACATATTCTTGCGCTGGAAGAAAAAGGGTATGATATCCGCACAGCAACAAATGGAAGTGACGGGATTGCATTTGCAGAAGATGAACCGTTTCATTTAGCGCTTATTGACCAATTCATGGCGGGGATGGATGGAATGGAAACGCTTAGACGTCTCAAAGAATCTTGTCCGGCTTTGCCCGTTGTCATGATTACCAAGAGTGAAGAAGAATGGCTAATGGATGAAGCCATTTCTGAACAGGTAGAACAATTCCTAATAAAACCGGTAAATCCAAGTCAAGTCTTCATGGCATGCAAGCAGGTGCTGGAAAAACATAAGATTCAAGAAGAAAAGGCAACGAGCGGATATCTTCAAGAATTTCAGGATATCGAATCGAAACTATCATCCGATCCATCCTTTGCTGGTTGGTGGGAAATTCATAATAAACTCGTTAAATGGCAGCTCAATTTTGATGAACATTCAGATACCGGGTTGGGAAATATTCTTGCTGATCAAATCCAGTCGGCCAATAGGGCTTTTATCCAATTCATCGAAAACGGATATTCAAATTGGGTGGTAGGTCAAAACCGTCCCCAAATGGTTCACGATACCATTCCAATTGCAGTTGCACCAAAGCTCAACGAAGGAAAAAAAGTGTGCCTTTTGGTTCTGGATTGTATGCGTCACGATCATTTCATGACACTTATGACAGAACTTCGATCCCTATTCGACATTGTCATTGATCCTAGTCTTGCATTACTTCCATCTGCAACACCCTATAGCAGGAATGCTATATTTTCCGGAATGTTTCCGAACGAATTTTGCAAGAAATATCCTGAACAGGTCGAAGCCATGCAACAGGAAAAAGGTGTCAATCGTTTTGAAGAAATATTTTTATCGGATCAACTTTCCCGATTAGATTTAGCCAATGTAAAACTGCATTTTAAAAAAATATGGAAAGTATCTGAGGGGAATAATTATCAATCTCATGTCGGCGATTATCTTGATTCGGATTTAATGGCAATTGTTGTGAATTTCATTGACATTTTAGCTCATGCGCGGTCTGAATCAGAAGTTCTGCAGGAAATGGTTCCGGATGAGTCCGGTTATAGAAGCTCCGTCAAAACATGGTTCAAAAATTCATGGCTGTTAAAAGTTTTGAAAACACTCAAAGAAACTGGCTTTACAGTTGTGATTACAAGTGATCATGGCAGCATCCGGGTTGGTAAAGGCGTTTTGGTTGGTGCCGATAAAGAGACATCTAGCGGAATCCGATATAAAATGGGGCGCAATCTGAATTGCAATGAAAAGCACGCACTTATTATTAGAAAACCTTCAGATTATGGCCTTCCCGAACTTGTGCATCAGACAAATTATCTCATTGCGAAAGACGATGTATATTTTCTTTACCCGAACCAGCAGCATCGGTATGAGAAAAAAATAAAAAACAGTTTCCAGCATGGCGGGATTTCTATGGACGAAATGTTGGTTCCGCTTGCAACTCTTACTCCACTTACTTGAGATGACGTCAAATCAAACGTATCGATTATCATCCACAACCGAAACCCAGAAACTTGCTGAGACGTTTGGTGAATCCGTTCAGCAGGGAACAGTTCTTGCGCTCATTGGTGATCTTGGAAGTGGGAAAACAACCTTTACGCAGGGATTCGCAAAAGGATTTGGCGTTACTGAGAGCGTCGGATCACCAACCTTTAAAATTGTAAGCGAGTATAACTGTAGAAAAGGAAAGTTGGTGCATGTGGATTGCTACCGCCTTAAAGGGTCCGACGATTTTCTGAATATTGATGGTGAATCAATTTTGAATGCGGTGGATGCTGTAACGCTTATCGAATGGGCAGATATCATTCAGCCAATTTTACCGCCAGATACGGTTTATCTTCG
The Candidatus Neomarinimicrobiota bacterium DNA segment above includes these coding regions:
- a CDS encoding T9SS type A sorting domain-containing protein, which encodes KWVYFGFNGTMSDTVTTSVTIEEFSESGLWELQYGYGYDIVNNQVWFYDTDLDTLGIDAQFFVINRNDDYSGPTWHVSTSGSDNTGDGSYDFPFASIQTAIDSSSDGDSILVAEGTYNVNDLTVSDKSLTLKGVYGRDFTILDGEDAHRILTVNNASTYTFNMSGFTVTDGDALSNSGYVMSVEGGMATFSDMILEDSGQNTGNTLFRGNDPDSTTFKNCIVRNNSAENAAGVGYATLKYCLVYGNSGWNNTNPVEECIVINCTIVNNGGGAGNSWTTGGATNSQIVNSIIRENGGAGQIYYYSGSTLTGVTYSNIEDGYTGTGNIDADPLFTDPDSGDFSLQAESPAIDAGDPNSDYDPDGTIADMGAYYYHQSAQPSNDNYSLSFDGVDDYVDIPNLVDGSTSLTIEAWFKYENTDTWRWIYGGGSDWVDVGASVASGGNTIRYHFKTTDGSFSNGDGSIQLSPYRWYHFAMTYDGSAVKGYIDGQLDFETSFSGSVETNQNQMIGAGYTNAGEFFKGNLDDVRIWGYDRSQSEIQDNMFDVDPASEIYLEGCWTFNEGTGDTTYGQSSNPHEAVIYGASWSTDVPDSSVSISPEPNLRVNWMESIYHVQPGDEIGDSIYVEIINVGEADASNFDVGFYISEDSIITTSDHLLTDGRVNVTFLASGDTTVIDLPTDVSVPNDLPDGIYYFSPIVDEFNVVQEYDESDNFWLHHMRIGDPDFSLSFDGVDDYVVIADDPSLNPSDAITVSAWIKPYSWDGNRRVLQKGAGDEFILEGEDSDHFEFVVNGQGYSVETVLPPLNVWTHVAGVYNGDYAFLYIDGQLQASTFIGQTLTTTTDPLYIGTKNETSPDTDHFNGLIDDVRLWGRALDESEILPNMYFEPNWDDDLRPIAFWPFHEGGGDSVYSWTENMHHGSINGASWSADVPDKPTGSINIEFTSVRPDSGYLWVGLWFPGSDIYNRGPDVGRDSIYVNFASQSMQTMLFNGLPDAEGYIVRSRFDAIDSPTNGPDDCDNGYDLEGITDPINIYLGGTVYSDLALDECSGPYEAGSSYFGTDFSRIRVWEGNPVNPDANQNAFAITGDQITVEAWVYLMNLPVGDGYDIVLRPFGGGEARGSYGLHLQYDEQGNPVWAFSISDTVSNIGYVSSSMVSQGSWTHVAGTYDGTSMKLYLDGNLQAEVQYTGTIGYGDTGFYIGGYLGGQDDFFHGIIRDVSIWDVSRPGASILIDLTTPPTGSEPNLQGYWPLNEFTEFNGNYPISEDHSPNENHLFVQGNVSMVDAAIGDPNILIEPWGNNYYQGNGVENEPFRFGPVVDGWPLTWSLSSAPSGMTIDANGHIDWTPSSNQDGTYIVYVHGSNSISSAQSELRIFVDEFPVDSREHNNNNVSYSVMNNGVLGADRGIGTGFQFNGEFGLYEGSLIIGQTDYQISGALYEREFATRSMMSERTSPFNGFDQAFQSDFDDSRVQNPIGVHVFQNSYSKSNAPDNDYVIMDYELMNTSGQDLTGIYIGLAMDWDVGDYLNNSGGFDPDRNLSYVYETSTGPNRVQRSEDEGMLKKRNSTDRNARTSPTYFGVSALTDSVSGHYIQIGQFDSTYFYLMTHIESQDSVGDARAYLSVGPFDIPAYDTISTMFAVLGGENLADLQANADAAKMAVMSSGPVISVYPDSLNFTVFPPENEQSQTLTIENTGNAPLEVQISTGTLPVTDIDGNVYQTIQIGDQVWMAENLKVTKFRDGTDIPTGYNNTDWSNLSTGAYAVYNDDETNADTYGYLYNWYAVDDSRIIAPEGWHVSTNDEWTELTNYLGFNAGSILAGNADLWTDGNLKNNAEFGSSDFMALPGGYRSGYIDNYNSLGMNGKFWTSTEDYNANNGFSWYLNYSQSSVIYSASGKSYGQSVRCVQDQTAVTAVVVSSQREIAKDKSGVSTTNTQFPIPNTRTSRTDWLTLSADTLTIQPGTSADVTVTVNAAGLDPGDYSDNIMITSNDSTNSSVNIPVNMSVLYSGPSTWHISTDGDDAAGDGSAELPFASIQHGIDMANDGDSILVDSGDFNENIFMGKDLVLKSLYGPQITSIIHSSVDYALVTFYGGGNSNLSGFSLKNGNRTGQGGSAIDIYSSVTDVFIDNCILENNVAQSADAWGGTILVHGDSVSSNIKISNSILRNNTNSNGCSAIRIGDNLDPVKIVNTLIADNDGPAVHLNNGKINMVNCTIVGQSDNPDVFILNSNSYGLLINSIYANAAQGPEVTNNSLLDVVYSNIEGGWTGAGNIDFNPLFSDTANGDYRLSDSSSCIGAGIDSIEIAGIWYVAPDYDLDNNSRPNPENSNPDIGAYENPLGITSNNAPSVSLNMTLEEQHGFVLFNIDMSDPDGDELNAVLYFSTDSSNWIEASAQPIGASKSEPSNDQTKSLAMGGIDLPQNSRSSSRSWMSWDSQYDLGDVMVNDVWLKAEVNDGFIAVNGFLGPFAVDNHIGTVVFYNPPTEEISGEVEVNYLISDSTNDEYNMTVSYSADGGSSWMEPTLINPISDPLTPSDYSGNFTWNTTTDLANYDGQILLALSLSDGWEYGNADTIDFTVDNQDLINLVSYSPDTSALLNWYDSFLLFFPGELDQSTVDSGITLSGSISGPISVSTNIMTIGSQVRVSLIPDDNFYAGETVTLIISTQLKDTLGNPYDGNMNGDQDDDLDITILEYDTPYLADYDNSALVDFSDLLAFQQAWWEPTNYGERETGPAEGTAPNLRIVPDGKIDFEDLMVFVQMWNWSAGFIPNDGWMTNARTTENSGISVETTFPKKQVGVEVESLYLNINVDSLARVGAGELLIAYDPLALEFKNAVAAQHANWIVLASASETEGILRINLADFSTDLTLGSALASIEFRTLQDVETSINWQADIRDRSGMIWEKASGQTDFSTVPPLPIVFALHQNFPNPFNPTTTVRYDLPEDSRVRLTVYDIQGREVTIISNDIQPAGFRSIIWNGRDSHGRSVAAGMYFLRLDTPSYHDTRKMILLK
- a CDS encoding PglZ domain-containing protein codes for the protein METQYRGKILWIDDEIDHLKPHILALEEKGYDIRTATNGSDGIAFAEDEPFHLALIDQFMAGMDGMETLRRLKESCPALPVVMITKSEEEWLMDEAISEQVEQFLIKPVNPSQVFMACKQVLEKHKIQEEKATSGYLQEFQDIESKLSSDPSFAGWWEIHNKLVKWQLNFDEHSDTGLGNILADQIQSANRAFIQFIENGYSNWVVGQNRPQMVHDTIPIAVAPKLNEGKKVCLLVLDCMRHDHFMTLMTELRSLFDIVIDPSLALLPSATPYSRNAIFSGMFPNEFCKKYPEQVEAMQQEKGVNRFEEIFLSDQLSRLDLANVKLHFKKIWKVSEGNNYQSHVGDYLDSDLMAIVVNFIDILAHARSESEVLQEMVPDESGYRSSVKTWFKNSWLLKVLKTLKETGFTVVITSDHGSIRVGKGVLVGADKETSSGIRYKMGRNLNCNEKHALIIRKPSDYGLPELVHQTNYLIAKDDVYFLYPNQQHRYEKKIKNSFQHGGISMDEMLVPLATLTPLT
- the tsaE gene encoding tRNA (adenosine(37)-N6)-threonylcarbamoyltransferase complex ATPase subunit type 1 TsaE, whose protein sequence is MTSNQTYRLSSTTETQKLAETFGESVQQGTVLALIGDLGSGKTTFTQGFAKGFGVTESVGSPTFKIVSEYNCRKGKLVHVDCYRLKGSDDFLNIDGESILNAVDAVTLIEWADIIQPILPPDTVYLRFSHCYDDMNSRNLTINPNLVFGKN